AAAGGCAGAGAGGATACTTTGTTATTCACGGGGACATAGAGAACTAGAGCAGGGAATATTCCCAGCAATTTCTATTGGAGGAAATACTTCaaacccctctctccacagatgcttccagagctgctgcgtatttccagcattttctgttttattataAGATCAGGAAGGTTATCCAAAacactagttaaaccacagctgcattacggagtacagttctggtcaccacattacaggaaggatgtattcATACCAGATAGGATGCAGATTGACGAGGATGTTGacacaaatggagaattttaacaATGAGGAAAGTTTGGAGAGACCGAGGTGGTTTTCTGTGGAATAGAGAACGCTAAGGAGAGATTAACTGAGGTGTTCAACATTGAGGGGCCCGAATAGAATGGATAAGAAGGATCTATTTCATTAACAGATCAATAACCAAGGGGTTTAGATTTGATGTAATTAGCAGAGGATTGGGAGTGGAAGGTGGATAATGGATCTctctgtctattcggaaccctggatatgcgttatcccttctcagttcccaaacaacagacgtcaagtctgtgctttttggcaaagtccagttgaaatttatttgtcagctgtgccactgggaaACTGGGAAAAATTTAGAAAGAACTAGCCCTGAAGCAAGCCAGTCAGATTAATTGTCTTTCGTGAATACagaagttgagttttcattcatatCATAATACACCAGATAAAATAACTGGGTAATTGCGATTAGCAAAGCGAGCAgcaaaggtttcagaaatatagatggagTGAGCAAGAAGAGAAACAGAACAGAGCAACAGAAGCACTTTTCCGTTCCGGTAAGCGATTCTTAAGAGaattgttatctcaaagcctggccTTCTTTTCACTGCTGATTgacttaactaatttataatttatcAATTCGACCcaagtgtctgtccatcaatttaagagatataggTATTTGAATATGTTGGTGGAattttcccattccatcgcttgccaattttccaaattaacAGCACCTACATCTCAACATTAATTAGAAAAAACATAGCCTTCAGGACATTATGACCTTAGACTGTCTATTACCATGGAAACAGGACTGcctgtgctggaaaagcagcagcaTACAATGGGGTCTTTTAGTTAGTTGGCGTCACTGACCTTGCTTGTCTCAAGcaatttgcaaatgttaaaatctAGGTTTAATGAAAGAAAACTGAAGTGTATGTTCTGGATTAACCCTTAATAGGTTTCCAGTTATTGTTGCACTCAAATAATGCTTAATATgcttaatgagttctcatttaaccctTTTACCTTTATCATCTATCGGTAACTAGAAAAGCCAATTTCTATCAGTCCCCCCTTTTGATTCTTCAAAAGATTAATAAGTTGAATCAAAATAATGAATAGAAATTAAGGAAGTAATGTGACAGGATAGAAGTAAGCACGGGGAAgaactcattcacattgtctttaatggttcacttgtttgagaacagccttcaacactggagCAGGCAAAGCTTTGCAAGCGTTACAAGCATTCTGGAAGTATTTTATTCAATAAAAGGGATTATGTAGTACAATAACAATTCAGTAATCATGGAAGTTGATTATATGATTGTAGTAATAATTGGGTAATAATGCAATAATAACAGTTCAATATGAGGAGCCTTATTCAATGTCATGGGCTGGTGGTGCAGTTGGATCACTATGAACTACTTTGATTGGTGGAGCATTATGAGTAGCCATACATTGGCCAATGCATCTGATCAGCAAGACCACTATGTAAATGACAAGCCCAAAAATGAAAAATAAGAGAAATCCCTGAATGAGAGCCATCCCCAAAGAGTGttgtcagagggttggtaaagtTTTCTAACTTTTCTTTGAATATGTGCTGACAAACTTTCGATTTCTTCCAAATTatctgggatgtaggtgcaacacttTGCACCAATCAggccacaggtcccacctttttcggctagcaaatagtcaagtgccatccaattctgtaaagccacagttcgAATGGCTAGCATCTCGGCTGAAATGCTACTTAGAACTCGGGCAGTGTAATTGGCTATTTTCCCTAAGGCTGCAGCCAATTTAATATATTCTCTGGTCAATACGATGATGGCATAGGTTGGGATGAGAGCAGAAAAGAATTTCTCAGCCCCTGTGATCTCGCGTTTAGACCTCGTGAAGATAGTGGTAGGTTGATATTTCTCAAACTGTGGGATGAGAGGTCCATGTTTCGAGTCTACATTTATAGCATCGGCTAGGGAAAGGGAAAGAGAATGACGGTGAAGGGGACAATGAATCCTAAATAGCATACTCCACTCCAGCTCACTGGGAGCCAAGGGTATGCAGTATTACCGCAGATGTAATAGGTGCCATTATAGGTAGAATTCTGGGCAACCACTTGTGGGGACCAATGTTCTGTAACATTTGTCCCATCGGTGTGATTAGGTAGCCCTTTAAAGTCGATGGGATTCCCTTTATGTCCATAGGCCACTACCTTTCTTGTGTCATGAGTGCAGTGTACTGGCACTCACATCCAATAATATTCACATTTACTGTATCCCACATTCCATGCTCTATGATTATACCCAATTAAACATATGGTCCCAGTACGATTATGACCAGTTGGGAaagttacttgggggggggggggggggggggggggttctgtttccGATCACAGACATGTTGATATCATCCCTTGAAAGTGTTTAATGGGCGGCCTGCAGATCGCCATCTCTTAACCTCATCGTTTATCGTTTCTTTGGTTCTGGTGTCTCCGCATTGGGGAAGGGTATAGTCATGACTTTGGAAAATGTACCATTCTGCTATTTGGGATAAAGTAAAAGGAACAGGCTGCAGTAGGATACCTGCTTGGGAATTGGTAGGGATAGAAGAACACATCCAGCACTCAGAGACGTTAAAGTCTCTGGCATAGGTATAGGACATGTAAAGGAACGTGTTAACATTGAACTCCTGGGTAAGGCCTGCTAGGCCAAACATGTAACTGAAAATCAATATTAtggcaaacatttttacagattTTGATTTTGGTATGCGCGCTTCACACGTGACGTGTCAATCCTTGATCTGTTGCCTTGGGAGTTTCACGGCTGACTGGGTGAAAGATTTctaccattcggttaccagcagcactttgcgattactggaactcagtagaaatttaagttaaaacttctcaggtgctaatatgaattgttttatttgtcttctattgattacaatttgaaagtcatttaaaaggcaattcgtagacaatttgaagctttcaaagaatcacaggcattatcttcttgcttaggcaaacagctcaacaataacttttaaaagtcaaagtctgaaaatgaaatatgaaaaaaagagagagcgagataatcttcagcttcaaaccattgaaacaaaaactaacaaactactcACAAAAACCTGCCCTACCAATCTACCTAAACCTACCTAAaacctacccacaaaacctacctaaAAAATGGCAGAACGAAAACTCTTCAGTTATAccgtttcatatctgtcttaagtcatctaatcactccCCAATATAatactaattggtttgggttagactcaaacacatttgatttgacagcaagccgtccatcttcaatatgtaacattacttctaattgttgcgtatctgcattcctgtgtatgttaaagaatgcgatatggtaactcctctatggggccccaacggcaagtgtggtcacaggtcggcaaaggtcggagtattttcgactacacaggggaacaagacagggatgcccgttgtccccattactgttcgcgttggcaattgaaccactggccatagcgctgagagacaccagaaaatggagaggggtgattagagggggagaggaacaccgagtgtcactctacgcggatgacctactgctgtatgtgacggacccagtggggggggatgacagaggtcatgcagatattgagggagtttggagatttctcgggatataggcttaacatgggaaagagtgagctttttgtgatacaccctggggaccagagtagagggatagatggcctaccgctaaggagagtggaaagaaacttccgatacctggggattcagatagccaggagctggggaaccttacacagactcaatctgacacgactggtggacaaatggaagaggatttcaaaaggtgggacatgcagccgctgtcactggcgggcagagtgcgggcaattaagatgatggtcctcccgaggttcctatttgtgttccaatgtctccctatactgatcactaaggccttctttaaaaaaatagataggagcatcacgagcttcgtgtgggcagggaaagccccgagggtaaggagggggttcctacaacgtagcagagacagagggggactggcgttgccaaatttgggcgactactactgggccgccaatgtggcgatgattcgtaaatggatgatagagggagagggagcggcgtggaaaaggttggagatgaagtcctgcaaagggacgagtttaaaagcgctggtgacggcgccactaccgctctccccaaaagaatttaccacgaacccagtggtggcggcaacattaagtatctgggggcaatggaggcgacagaggggtgtgctgggagcctcggtgtggtccccgatcaggaacaaccataggtttgccccagggaggctggacggaggattccagagctggcaccgggtaggaatcaggagagtgggagatttatttatagacgggatgtttgcgagcttgggagcgcttgaggaaaagtttgagctgccccggggaaatttctttagatatatgcaggtgagagcgttcacgaaacaactggtgaaggaatttccgctgctcccgacacaagggatccacgacagggtgctttcgggggtgtgggtcagggagggcaaagtgtcagagatataccgggagatgagagaagcgggggaggagttggtgggcgaactgaagggaaaatgggaagaagagctcggggaggagattgaggagggtttgtgggctgatgccctaagcagggtaaattcctcttcctcgtgtgccaggcttagcctgatccaatttaaggtgctgcatagagcacacataacgggagcaaggttgagcaggttctctggagtggaggacaagtgtgggaggtgcgggggaagcccggcgaaccacacacatatgttttggttgtgtccagcactggaggggtattggaggggagtgacgggagtgatttcgaaggtggtgaaggtccgggtcaagccaggctgggggttagccatatttggagtagcggatgagccgggagtgcaggaggcgaaagaggccgatgtcgtggtctttgcgtccctagtagcccggcgtaggattttactcatgtggagggaggcgaaaccccccggactggaggcctggataaacaatatggcggggttcataaaactagagcagatgaagtttgcgctgagaggatcggctcaagggttcaccagacggtggcaaccgttcctcgactacctagtggaacgttagagggaagatagacggccagcagcagcaacccagggggaggggagggggggggggcggggaggggaggggggggggcggggagggaggggggggggggggtaaattgtttgggtttttggagggggagagggggcggggggggagtattacttagtgttatttggttagtttaccatgttagttacacaatgttatattgcagttatcatgttacttttatttctatttctttgatttgtaagggaaaaaactgtgtttgaaaactttaataaaatatatttttttaaaaaaaagaatgcgaTATGGTGCTTTATCAAAGCCAGCAAAAACTGGCTGTATGCTGGCTTGGCTATTGTAACAATGGAGATTTCATGTAATCGTTTCATGCAATACTGAACAATGATTTGCAAAATGTAAATCAAATCTGTTTTaatctagtaaagtgaattatgctgcttctatgaaattgttatgttttgagaaagttggaatcaaatatattaATTCAATGCTTTATAAACTGTCCGTTAAAATGTTTCAACcttataagttatggaatgtggttcacgctgtaatcactaatggcccgaaaagagaacaatagagcctttaagttactgggctcttgtcacctcgttgccatggattcagcccttgtccttgaagaaATGTAGTTAAAAGTGTTTGTCTTATCAGTCTTCTgtgttactttaaaactatgtaCCTAAAAGTTGTGTTGGACAAAATGATTGAAcgaatttgcagaatatgtgtttttaatccttaatttaaaactggggcttaatatttacgcttaaacagctatcttttacctatatgaGGTGTATTAGAAATATCTGGCTTCTACACTGGGTTGTGAGTAATATCTGTTAGGGGCCTTCCCACTTGGCTGCAAACGGTTCGCGCTGAATTTGTTTTACGTAAATGGATTCTCCGGGCACCAAGTCGTGGCCCCCCCTCAGGAGGATCGCCCCACGCCGCCGACACCTGACAGCATTTGTTAAGTTTTGACAATAACTGAGTAAAGCATCACTCATCAGATGGCAGTCTGCCCTTagtaagtcaatagttcctggcagggacATGGGTCTGCCAGTGATGATTAGGCCTGTGGTTCTGTTTGGGATTGCTCTGGTACTGCACAAAACTAGTGGCAaggcttgaatccaattcatgccttcttggttgtatttggacaatcgttcttttaaagtccggtccatacgttccacttgtcctgatgtttCTAGATGATAAGGGCAGTGTAGATTCCAATCGATGTTCAGTAACCTGCACACCTCctggcaaacagcacctgtaaagtgcattccattgtctgagtcaatgctagctggtactccccatctgggaatatagcCTTTGCATAGGGCTTTGGCTGTAGTCCTCCTGGCTGGAGCAGCCTCCACCTATCTAGAGaacttatccactattacaaggacgtcagtgtatctttgacatgtaggaagggtgatgtaatcaaACTGCATGTTCTGGAATGATCCTGCAGGAGCTTTtagctgaggcattgatgttataggtcctAAGTTGATCTTTTGACAGGTTACTCAGTGGTTCAATACCAACTGTgaatgttttttgaatcctttgccacaccaacttTTCTGGAATCGAGCCATCATCTGTTGAGGGGCTAAATGTCCCCATGAATGGATCTGTTGGGCCAGAAATAGCATCAGTGCCTATGGTGCAATtggtttatcagtctgaacttgtctccaaatatcATCATCATACAACTGGATACCCGAGTCTAATCATGACCATTTTCTCTTCTTGTGTAGTCAAGTTGCATTTCACGTAGATCTTGTAATAAATCGGTCACTCCCAATTTGTAGATGTGCCTTGGTTCTGCTGAAGAATCCCACTCGGAGGCAGCTTCTTTTGCTACTTGGTCTGCAAGGGTGTTTCCTTGTGCTTCTGTCGAGTTGTCTTGAGTATGGGCCTTACACTTCAGAatggatacttcttttggcaaagcTATGGCTTCTAGGTGATCATTTCAgtggtgggagtctagaactcgctgtctgatagggtcCTAGAAGCAGaaaataaatgtcttggatatccaaTTGAAGGACTGGGACATACAGAGCAATCGACTGAGATCTGTAAAATGGGATTAAGCTGAATAGCTCCACTTCAGCCAGCACTCAcacaacgggccaaatggcctctatctgtACCAGAACATTGAGCTTTTTACTTTGAagtttgtttctgatgataataacctcgaagggactggagtttaacatttagatattggtgaaataaatcagctgttttaaacacattgtagatttttgtctttcccgcctgagtgtttaacatcaccttgctggagctcagaaaggacaatctcactTCATAGAATtagagaattcacagtgcagaaggaggccattcagcccatcgagtctgtaccagcccttggaaagagcatcctacttaagcccacacctccaccttatcccagtaactccacctaacctttttgcacacaaagggcaatttaccatagtcaatccacctaacctgcacatctttggactgtgggaggaaagcggagcacccggaggaaacccgcgcagatacagggagaacttgcagagtccgcacagacagtgacccaagccgggaatcgaacctgggaccctggagctgtgaatcaacagtgctaaccacggtgctaccatgccacccttgcatccaagctcccggattgtctgtcttctctccgggtaagattctgtttctctcttgtatttcactgtgacagggcagagacctgattgaaaggATTCAAGCatgggaattctgggaaagatgggcaaggatttgggaggtgccaacatgttcaaagagtggagaggagagggtggttgaagatggggcagtaatttgtaaggatggcagggtcaagggtttgttttatagaggagggggtgatgatggcagatttgaaggacagagggacagttgaagagagagaaatgttgacaatatccgtggacacagggtagttggctgatcaggagCTAAGTGGGAATAGGGtcaatggagcaggagctgggtctcatggacaagatgagctctgagagggcatgaggggagatgggagagaaactagagaaagatgtgggttcagggctcgggaaaggatgaaatttagagacagtttggtgcggtggactcgtggaagggagggaagcagcagtcacaaagaagctccaaaagctgctcacacttcttgttggaggtgaggatggaagagacaggggagagcgagagtacttcaaaaggaactaacttatgtcagagatattaaaaagcttcaacacactgcgtatttcacacaaatctaatttattttacttttagccagaatattaccccctgtaaatgggctggagtttgttatcagcagaaagagacccaaatgaacacgattcagtcctgaatgtgagtaacagcaaaattCAATCATTGTGGTTACTTGTGGCTTCGTTGGTGTCTCAGtaggtgggatgaagtggtgaatcccttcccacactcggagcaggcgaTAGGTCTCTCGTCagagtgaacacgttgatggagcatcagatccccagaacgtataaagcacttcccgcagtctggactttGAAACggactctcatcagtgtgaactcgctggtgactcagcaggtcagaagactgagtaaatcccttcccacacttggagcaagcaaatggcctctccccactgtgaacacgctggtgcttctgcaggttggatgactgagtgaaacgcttcccacacttagagcaggtgaacggtctctccccagtgtgaactcgctggtgcttctgcaggttgaataactgggtgaatcccttcccacacgcggagcaggtgaatggtctctccccagtgtgaattctctggtgcttctgcagggcggatgactgagtgaatctcttctcacacttggagcaggcaaatggcctctccccagtgtgaattcgctgatgtacagtgagatcagatgattgtctgaacccagtcccgcagtgagagcacctaaacggtctctcgtcagtgtgaacacgttgatggcacatcagatccccagaacttttatagcacttcccgcagtctggacattgaaagggTCTCTCATCTGTGTgcactcgctggtgactcagcaggtgggctgaaatagtaaatcccttcccacactctgagcaggtgaatggtctctccctggagtgaaatcgctggtgtgtggacagagcggatgactgagtgaatcccttcccacactcggagcagatgaatggtctctctttggagtgaactcgctggtgtctcagcagttcggatgactcagtgaatcccttcccacactctgagcagatgaatggtctctccccagtgtgaacccgttgatgtttccgcagggccgatgactgagtgaatcctttcccacacttggagcaggtgaatggtctctccccagtgtgactgcgtcgatgagtttccagcttggatggagaagtgaatcctttcccacagtccccacatttacacggtttctcctcagtgtgactgcatttgtggcttgtgaggcctgatgagtgactgaatcctcgtccacacacacatgtgtacggtttctctccactgtgaacgatgctttttccttccatgttcaaagtacgatgatattcaggatatgacaaATTGAGGActctcagatcctgatgtgatgcttggtttgagtttctggactttgaatcctccccttcgaacaccctgtgaaactgcttgaaaacagaaaatagtgagtgagagagaacccacaaaaacacaaaggcaggttgtgaaatggagctgaatgaatctggtcatttgaggggccggcactgggaaaacgtgaccatgaaaacggctggattgttatgaaacccaactggcctctttgggaggagagagaaagaggtgaagagggattttgtatatctacaagacatattaagagagtagttggcaaagcaaatgcgATCCGAGCTTCATCAAGAGTAATattgatactgaaactatgcttctggtggtacggtggttagcactgctgcctcacagcgccagggatccaggttcaattccgaccttggtgactgtgtggagtttgcactttctccccgtgtctgcgtgggtttccacccggtgctcaggtttgctccaacagtccaaagaagggacagttaggtggattggccttgataaattgccccttactgtccagggatgtgcaggttaggtggggctatggggttacagggacatcgGTGTGAGCCTCGGCAGGGtgacctttcagagaatcagtgtagacttgatgggctgaatgcctcctctgcactgtaggaattctatggttctaattctattctatgaatctttataaagctctggtcaccactcttcaggaaggatgtgaaggttcttggagaaggtgcagaggcgatttaccagaatggttccagcaaaggagtttgaggggagatttgattcagggtcacaagattatgccagatttccatcgggtggacaaagaaactctgtttccattcactgaccgtacaagcagcggggacacagatttaaagccttgggtaaaacctggattgaactatataagatcctgaggggtcttgacagggtggatgtggagaggatgtttcctcttgtgggagaatctagaacgagggcatcactgttgcaaaataaagagtcacccatttaagatagagatgaggatttCTTATTCTCGAGGGCTGTAAGATtttggaactcacgtccttaaaaggcagcggaagcagagtccttgaataatttttaaggcagagctggatagattcttgatgagcaagtgggtgaaaggtcatcggggtaggcaggaatgtggagttgaggttagaatgagatcagccgcaatccttttgaatgctgagcaggctcaaggggccgagtggcctgttcccaGTTTGTATGCAAAAGGTACAGGTGATATGAGATGTATGTTTTTACACTGCAagcggcaatgacctgaaacttgctgcctatgagggagtttgaaaatagattCAGGAatcatttgatttcaaaaggaaattggatagacgtttgagggaaataaacctgcgaggatacaaGGACAGGGCAGGAGAattggactgactggattgctccagagagctagtatggattcaatgggccgaatgccattctctgtgccatcatgtctctgactcttttgtgtaatctagttttgtaatttaacctcgggggttcagatatcactcaggtaaatctgtgctacacttcctccgaggccattctctccttcctcaggtttgttgcccagaactgaacacagttctccaggtttggtctaaccagggtttgtgaatctcaggACTTTTcctgtcacactgagacctgaaatcttccctcacagacagaacagacaaaccttttaccttccacacccagatgctgctgaaattcaggttctgatgaatcgGGTGATTCTGTCAGATcacgatgtgacgtttggtttgcgtttcccgtctgttaaacctccacttccattatcctgtaaatttacagaaacctcactgtcagtttaggattgaaattcacaacattctctcctcatcaACTTTGATTAACCGcattcttggaggtttgatcacatgagctgccgccatcctccagccattaatcggtcaacacatgcatccttgtgacacactgccttcctcggccaattgggaagcaaaaggactcattaccttacaggacagggATTGACTGTCAGACAagcaacctttatcccattttcaatattttgatatccactgaagagaaatgttcaaagaaaattacatTAAAATCTTCTTTACTGTCCCAATGATTTCCCAAAGACCCCAAATTCTTTTTTAACTGTCCTCATGATTTTCCAGACACGAATCTGACCAAaacagaaggttaaatttgaattaATTTAAAATCTACTGAAGACCctgaaacaattgtcgattgttgcaaagacccatctggttcactgatgtccttcagtcggcagcacggtagcattgtggttagcacaattgcttcacagctccaggttcccaggttcgattccctgctgggttactgtctgtgcggagtctgcacagcctccccgtgtgtgcgtgggtttcctccgggtgctccggtttcctcccacagtccaaagatgtgcaggttaagtggattggccatgattaattgcccttaagtgtccaaaattgcccttagtgttgggtggggttactgggttatggggatagggtggaggtgttgatattgggtagggtgctctttccaagagccggtgcagactcgatgggctaaatggcttccttctgcactgtaaattctatgatctatgaaatcttctatccttacctggtctggcctacacgtgactccagatccacagtcagtttgttgactcttaaaatgctctctgagatgcactcggttcaagggcaattagtgctgggcagtgaatgctggcccagccagcgacacccacatcctgtgaatgaatagaaaagaaaatctgccacccttacctggtctggccgacacgattccaaaccacagcaatgtggttgactctttaaatgccctccgagatggccgagcaagccactcagttcaagcaaaattagagatgggcaataaatgttggcccagccagtgactcccacaaataattcaaataaaatcctggagactccagtcagtcaatccgggagagttggcatccggtccaggctcgcagcgcatgcgcccagcggcaccttgtcctctgtaaagatggcggccggtaacccgggcctgtcaccgctcagctctcattctgtttggtgctgtttaagacgggaccgttaacattttcctcgggagttgaagcctccacggggtatttatgaagcctcccggctcactccgcagcttctattgctccccagccacccaccggctccaatcctgaaa
This portion of the Scyliorhinus torazame isolate Kashiwa2021f chromosome 5, sScyTor2.1, whole genome shotgun sequence genome encodes:
- the LOC140417898 gene encoding uncharacterized protein; protein product: MEGKSIVHSGEKPYTCVCGRGFSHSSGLTSHKCSHTEEKPCKCGDCGKGFTSPSKLETHRRSHTGERPFTCSKCGKGFTQSSALRKHQRVHTGERPFICSECGKGFTESSELLRHQRVHSKERPFICSECGKGFTQSSALSTHQRFHSRERPFTCSECGKGFTISAHLLSHQRVHTDERPFQCPDCGKCYKSSGDLMCHQRVHTDERPFRCSHCGTGFRQSSDLTVHQRIHTGERPFACSKCEKRFTQSSALQKHQRIHTGERPFTCSACGKGFTQLFNLQKHQRVHTGERPFTCSKCGKRFTQSSNLQKHQRVHSGERPFACSKCGKGFTQSSDLLSHQRVHTDESPFQSPDCGKCFIRSGDLMLHQRVHSDERPIACSECGKGFTTSSHLLRHQRSHNYMFGLAGLTQEFNVNTFLYMSYTYARDFNVSECWMCSSIPTNSQAADAINVDSKHGPLIPQFEKYQPTTIFTRSKREITGAEKFFSALIPTYAIIRIRKKGFADGKYRKDPAESLDSSGPEYLLTLNWEELFIFSVCKNITPFTVGRDCTCVVCGQRFNWSFNLEKHKDTRTMEKPWKCEDCGKGFSCPALLEIHRRSHTGERPFTCSECGKGFTQSSQLLTHQRFHTGEKPFTCPECGKGFTQLSDLRRHQRVHTGETRFSCSECGKEFIQSSNLLRHQQVHTGERPFTCPVCGKGFIGSSDLLSHQRIHSAERLFSCASCGKRFRTSAHLSVHQRVHTGEKPFICSECRKQFAQLSHLQIHQRIHTGERPFTCSECGNKFTCSSHLRRHQRVHTGDRPFSCSTCGKIFTQSGSLLRHQRVHK